GCAGTACTGCTCGTCAGTGCGGTTTCTTCTTTTTTGGGGAGGCTGATCAGTAGTGTAATTAACAACCTGGTTTAGTCAGTAGCAGCCGTACGTATGAACAGAACTGTCACTGTGCAGAGCACAGTGACAGCCGAAGATCTAGTAGCTTGCTAGGTGGGCAGTTAGCTAGTTAGATGATGGTGGTTGGGGAAGAAGAATGGAGCAGCAGCCAGGGAAGGCTCCAGCAGCTAGCACTACTGCACCATGCATCTCCCCCCTCTcgctctttttctttcttctttttttgaaCTAAACCACCCTCTCGCTCTTCACATGTACGGCACCCTAGGACGCTGACATGCGGGCCCGCTCAcgatgctctctctctctctctctccccgctTTGTCAGTGATGAGGTCATAATAAGTACGTCCTGAATAGCAAATTGGCAACAGCCGTAGATGAATGATGAATAGATCACCATGCACGAACTGTTCCCATGTGGGCACTGTACTGAATATATGAAGCTGCAAATAAGTACAGGCTCAACTCCACAAATTCATCAAATTTAGCTGGCAAACTCTGCACACCATTAAATCAATAGTATTCTGTTAGGATCACGAGTCTATATATTCAATCATCAAAGTCCACACAAGAATTATACAGGCTTGGAAATTTTCTCATGCATCCATGAATGGTGATCAGCTGTACAAGTGTACAACAATATATCTTCTGCATACATCGATACTGTCAGAGTGGCAGCAGATCAACTTGGCGTCAGGGAATGAAAAATATTGCCAGTTTATGGAAGATTAGCTGTCCACCTTGTGTGTACTCGCAGGCTGCTTATTATTATTATACGGGCCACATGTTATATATGTATCATTTTATAGGTGGTTGTATATCTCAGTATAATGATAGTGTCACTTTGATAAATTAGTTAGTTAGCAAACAGTTACTATCTATCTATCTAAGGTCAAAGGATCATACATATATATGTAGTACTATATATCGACCATGAGGGGATACGTGTGAACTTGAATCCCTTTCGCGGCATATGTTAAAGAGAACAACTACCTAGCTATGACTTTGTTCGTCTTTCCTTTTGTCCACTTGGAAAGGATTCTTTCTTTTGCACCAGAAAATTTTCTTTACTAGCTCCAGAGTATGGTGACCTCTTTGTACCAGAGGTTTCACTGAATAACTTCTTTCTGTTTTAGGTTCTCTTCAAATTGCTTGAGGTTAAAACTCAAAAGGGAGCATCTATATCCTAGCAGATTACTACGAGTTCAGGCTAGTTAAATTGAAGGGTTGATCTTAAGTGTGGGCTGGCCTATTAATCTGTAAAATGAATTGAACTACATGACCGTAATCGGAACACAAGTCGTAAGGAAAAAAGAAATCTTTGTTCAATTTATGATATTCTGCATATCAGACACCGTGGattaaaaatgaaaaaaaaagcaACAGATATAACCTCCCTCGGAAGGGCCAGAACATGATATATAGTATGCAGCACAATAATACACATCGACCTGTCAAGAGCAAGCTGTATATATATAACCCAATAATAGACAGAGGACCATAGGAAGATTCTAGTCTTCCTATTATATGTATATTTATAGTTCTGTCGTCATCACGCACTAATTTTTCTATTTTCTCGACAGTTCACAAATAATGTATTTACATCATTGTTGGCATATACATATATCTCTTTTCTTGTTGATAAATGTATATACTACTAGGTATCTACTACAGCTACATGCAATACCACACAGGAATCACACACACCCAAGTCCTCTTTACTCATCCTCCTTTTTGTTTCTTCCCTAGGAATTCCGTATCATCCTCTGTTAATTGCAAACGATCTTCCTATGAATCGATTAACCGAACGAGTTCCACATCTGCGTGAAGCCACTCTCAGCTAAGTACTCGAACCCATCCTGAGAGAAATTACTTTGTTGGGGCGTCTCCCTCTTCACGTTGCCGTCGAACCTGCTGAACTGGCTCATGAGCACATCCTTGATTGACTTCCCCATTTGCTGCTCCTGATGATCACCCATGGCTGATGACGGCAGCGGAGCGTTCATCGATGACGATGGCTGAGAGGGATTATTGGAGAAGCAGGGCACTTGCTCATAACCCTCTAGGTTTTGCACTGAGCCAGGCTGGTCAAAGGAAATGTTGTAGTTGTCAATGAGGGGAGGTAGTGAAGCTGTGGCTGCGTCAATATTGTAGCTGCTACTCTCTGTGGGCGGCTTTGCAATTGTTGCCCTACTCTTGTAGAAAACCCTACACAAGACCCAGTCCTCCTGTGTATATAAAAAAAATTCAGATAATGATTAGGCCAATAGTAGAGTAAATAAGCACGTGTATAGTATTGAAGTAATGAGAAATATTACTTTTAAAGGAAgagtatgtatatgtatatgatCCATAAAATAAATGGAAATTTAAGGGAGATATGTATGTCTAGAGAAAACTTTTTGCTACAAGCAAGAACTGCACGTGCATGTGCATCTATTATGGTACATATATCAAAGAAGACTAAAATTGGTAAGTATCTGGCATGAGAGTGACTAAGTCATTGTGTAGTAAAGAGAGTCCCAAGTACAAGATAGAAAGTGAAGCTCTTAATTAGCATTAATAATACAAGATTACGACCATCTATTGTTCTTTTTAAGAGGCTAAATGCTGAGatggaggagagaggagaggggagagaggagaAGCGGGCTGTAAGCTTGCAGCCGGCTTCGTCACAACAACCAAAAAATTTTATAAGAGAGACAAGTGGGCTATGTATTAATGGTAAAAAGCTAACCATTGTACGAGTGGCTGAAAGAGAAGCTGCAAAGATTCTTAGAGCTAACAGCCAGCTGTATTGTTAACCTTGCTCTAACAGTAAACTATGCATGTACCGATTGAAGAGATGAAAACCACGTACGACTTTACTTTCATTTATTTATTCTTCAAATGACACTCAAATTCGTAGTAACACAAAAGACCAAGTAATTTGTCAACTTGACTGTAAATTTGGCGCTTTCTTTCTTGTACCTTTCTCTCTATCTCTTGTTAAATAGGTGAGAGAGAGACACACGTGTGTATACTGAGTTGGCATTCCATCATCCAGTACATGTGATTATGTGAGAATACTATTTGAATGAAAGGACGAATTGGCATATAGCAGCATCCTTCTCATGTGTCAATGTCATATGAACGAACGAATTATGTTGTTACTTTATTTCACATAAACATATTGTTTCACAAAATATTTGATACTTCTCATATGATCATGTATGGCATATCGTATCCATCAGTTGGAGAAAGTGGGGAATAACACTAAATCAAGTAACAAATTAAACTGTTTTGGACTCAAGTAATGAAAAAGGAACAAATAGTAATGTATCAAATTGCTTATAATTAATCCAATACCTTGAAAGGTAACTTCATTGGATCACCTTGCCCTTCCATGCgaaattcatgcataacccacTCGGTCTTCTTTCCCTTTGGGGCTCTACCTTGATAAAACACAAGGGTTTTGCGCATACCAACAAGCAACCCTTTCCGGCTTATTGGACGGTCTTTCCCAGTAGCCTTCCAATAGCCTGAATCAGTTGCTCTATTTGTCCTCTGGCCGGTAGCATACTTTCTATCCCTAAGGCTATAGAAATACCACTCTTTTCCACCAATGCACGCAATATCTGAATTTGAAAAAACCGTGTTAGTCAATAATAAACTAACAAAAACAAGGTTACTGACATTAAATACCATTGCTATAAGTAAACTCGTATAAACATGGATGTGTACAGTCAATATGTAAGCATTAATCTTCTAGATAATTAAGAACTAAATTACAGCCAATACGTCTTCATTAGCCTAATGTAGACTGGGAATTGGGGAAACAGAACTAGGaagaaaaataaatattttAGTTAATTGTATCTTTATTCTCGTCACAAGATTTTGTGGCGAAGTATTCTACTAATAGGTAAAGTGGGAGGCCTTCTTTTGGTGTTTGTCCCCATCCATTTGCTGTTAATTCCCTTTTGAGGATGAGGCAAAGTGAGAGAATATTTGATAGCACGGAAGGAACATGGACAGATGAGGATAGAAGGCCAAGATGGAGCCAAACAAACTCTTGGCAGTGAGAATATCCTTCTGTTATGGGGAAGGGAAGGCGACAAGGAGGCAGACAAGACGTGTGAAATTTGTTCTCGGTAGATTTTGTGGATTCATATATGGATTAAACTAGCTAATAGTATACATAGACTGCCGATCCAAATCGTTTATTTTCTTAAAGAATACACGCAAATTAAAGATTAGAGAGAGTTCTTGCAAATTGTTCCTCTTCATCAGCTTTTGTTGCATACGGACATGGCCTGACTCTGATTGTTTTTTCATG
The genomic region above belongs to Panicum hallii strain FIL2 chromosome 4, PHallii_v3.1, whole genome shotgun sequence and contains:
- the LOC112891092 gene encoding NAC domain-containing protein 21/22-like codes for the protein MAMNSLSMVEARLPPGFRFHPRDDELVLDYLAKKLGGGGGGGSVVVSIYGCPTMVDVDLNKCEPWDLPDIACIGGKEWYFYSLRDRKYATGQRTNRATDSGYWKATGKDRPISRKGLLVGMRKTLVFYQGRAPKGKKTEWVMHEFRMEGQGDPMKLPFKEDWVLCRVFYKSRATIAKPPTESSSYNIDAATASLPPLIDNYNISFDQPGSVQNLEGYEQVPCFSNNPSQPSSSMNAPLPSSAMGDHQEQQMGKSIKDVLMSQFSRFDGNVKRETPQQSNFSQDGFEYLAESGFTQMWNSFG